The DNA sequence ACAGGAGCACAGGCAGAGGCTGAATCTCTGCCAACACAAGGACTGGAAGAACTTTTTCTACAATACTTCAGCAGCCTAAGAAACACCTGAAACTACAATATCCATTGGCTTTACTCAACAGAATGCATGCAGATCTACCCCCTTAAGCATCACGCTACTCAATGTGCACAACAGCGTTATAACACAAAAAGGTACTCACCTAACGTTGACCAACCAAACATAGCTACTACTACAATAAGACGTATAATGAAGCTGACAGTTCCAGAACCTGCCAGCAGTACCAGCCTGCACACCAGCATCGCTACTGTCAGGGGCAGGACACAGTAACCCAGAACGCACAGGCTCTGAAAAAAGGATCTGGAAAGGAGAgacagaaatgggaaagaagtAGTCAAACCAAAGCATTGCAGAAACTCCATGCATGGGAGCATTTTAACTGCTACTAAATAAACCAGCACTCACATAGTTCCTCCAAGAAGCTTTGAGTTTAGTGTGATGACAACTGCACCAAACCAGATGATGACAAAGACCTCAGCAAACTGGGGCCCTCCATCGTCTTTACTATCTGCTGATCCACCCTGAAGCATCCTGTTGTAGGTAACAGATAAAAGCAGTCATTTGCAATCGATGATGGAGTTTTCATAGACTTGGAGTAGATGACGGAATAGGAACCCGAAACATTGATCTCCAGTTAGGCTGCAGACTGATCATTTTTCATctgcttgcttatttttagTAGTATCCTCAATTTTgttgaggaaaggaaaatggttGTGGCTCAATTGAGGGGATTTCAGtccatttgtttatttgtcttGAGGAGTTGTAAGCATGTTGAGGAGAACAAAACCATAGACAACAGGCTAAGAGATGCAAATTGAAGTACCACAAGTTTGGTAACCTCTCAAAGCAGGCAGTGTAGCGCATGATAAAACACAAAAGCTTTAAGAAAAGTTTGTAGTAACTATAGGACACAAGCAACACAAAGCCTGGAAAAGTGAGCATGCATTGGTTTGAATATTTGAATTACATTGTCTACTTCTGCTAAAGCTTTGTCAACATTTTACTGAATGGTTTCTGTACATTAAGTACACAGGTGTGCCTCAATTAGCAGATAGATCTGACCAACGTTTCCACCCTACCTCAGGCAGATCTGCACACATATGCTCCAGTGAAGCACCAGAAACTCTGGGAAGCCACCATCATCTCCCATCTATGAACTACTATAACAGCCTCTCTTTTTCCACCTCCAGGATACGTAGCACATACACTGCAGCTCTTAGACAAAGGTTTTGGCCTGCAGGTTAGGGTGAAAGTTGGCCAAACGCATTAGACTCAAGGGCAACATGAATCGGGATACCTTTCAGTAAAACCATTCTTAAGACAGGGGACTAGGAAGAGTTCACCCTTAAATCCTAAATGTAAAACCAGAAGGTCCTAATGGGCTTGAAGTGTCAGAAACAGCATATTAGAACACCCTCCGGCAAGCACCTCCCcatcctgttgctgatgtcctgtgctgatgggcttcttttcacctgtggctCCTTGCTAGGCAGGGTTCCTTGTTATGCAGAGTTCAttgttaagcagaacttgccccaacacaatgtttgagacattaactctttcagtctctcacaattTTATATGAAAATCTAAACAGGCAGTTTGCAGAAGACCAGAGAAGGATCAGATGAACTTGATCTCAACACATGTAGtcagaaatttttaatttctcgTTTCTCCACCGTAAAAGACTATAAAATCCCAAATCCACCCACTATAAGTACTTACAGTGCAAGCGAGACGCAAAGCACCAAAGGGCCCCACAGATCCCCTGcaggtaaaggaaaaaataaaatcataaatatcATAGAAGGATGCTCTGCTTCATTTTCCCCGAGAGTAATAAAGCACTCTTTTCCAACTCCCAATGTATCATTTTGCATATTATGCTTCCTTATAATTTTCTTACTTAGCATCTTACATGCCATATTCTATAATATAATCCATTCAAAGCCTGCCAGGTGCTAAAGCTACCTGCTGTACATATGCCAGCACATGTTCCACTTTTAAAGAGCTTTGGTAACATtctaatttttcatgtttgctaTTCAGCATTCTAcaacaacagaaagaacatgGAACAGGCAGTTCTGAATCCCTGTCCCACTGaactcttccttttcccatgtAGGCAAAGTCTGTTGGCAAAATATCCTTTcaagattttgaaaatcttcTTGTACGTACAGTCTCTCAGGAGCGCACTACTCTTCTTCGGATACATGACATGGACAAATTTCTTCCCAACAGCCTTCAGATCTCTCATCTGAAATAAAGAAGCAACACTTTATCCTTTCATAAAAATTACAGTTCACAACTAAAAGCAGTAAGAGAGAAGTAAAGGAGTATCGATGGTAAATCAAGGTAGGATCCAACCCAAAAATTTCTGTAGCATCTTCTGCAACAAACA is a window from the Buteo buteo chromosome 22, bButBut1.hap1.1, whole genome shotgun sequence genome containing:
- the YIPF6 gene encoding protein YIPF6 isoform X2, translating into MMRDLKAVGKKFVHVMYPKKSSALLRDWDLWGPLVLCVSLALMLQGGSADSKDDGGPQFAEVFVIIWFGAVVITLNSKLLGGTISFFQSLCVLGYCVLPLTVAMLVCRLVLLAGSGTVSFIIRLIVVVAMFGWSTLASTAFLADSQPPNRKALVVYPIFLFYFVISWMILTFTPQ
- the YIPF6 gene encoding protein YIPF6 isoform X1, producing the protein MTQARPLHVAWAAKMAAAEGSGVGGPLFAGLADVSISEDIPVEGEITVPVGSRSPDEDYSTLDEPVRDTIMRDLKAVGKKFVHVMYPKKSSALLRDWDLWGPLVLCVSLALMLQGGSADSKDDGGPQFAEVFVIIWFGAVVITLNSKLLGGTISFFQSLCVLGYCVLPLTVAMLVCRLVLLAGSGTVSFIIRLIVVVAMFGWSTLASTAFLADSQPPNRKALVVYPIFLFYFVISWMILTFTPQ